A single genomic interval of Lewinellaceae bacterium harbors:
- the purB gene encoding adenylosuccinate lyase — translation MLTAISPIDGRYAGKTRELADYFSEFALIKYRVFIEVQYFIALCEHPLPQLRDFPEEKLDELIRLSNRFSLEDAQRVKDIEAVTNHDVKAVEYFLKERFDALGIGQYKEFLHFGLTSQDINNTATPLMLKHAIENVCLPVYRQVRQELEGLADSWGDVPMLARTHGQPASPTLLGKEFRVFVARLNEQMRQMEDIPYKAKFGGATGNFNAHYAAYPEIDWKQFGDKFVEDALGLSRAWPTTQIEHYDNLAALFMALKRINTILTDLCRDVWTYISMDYFRQKTVKGEIGSSAMPHKVNPIDFENAEGNLGLANALFAHLADKLPISRLQRDLTDSTVLRNIGVPVAHTIIAYKSILKGLSKLVLNEEKLWADLDNNWMVVAEAIQNILRREGYAQPYEALKELTRGKARVTKEDMHNFIDGLKVSPAVKEELKRVTPHNYVGKTG, via the coding sequence ATGCTCACAGCCATTTCCCCGATCGACGGGCGGTACGCCGGCAAAACCCGGGAACTCGCAGACTACTTCTCCGAATTCGCCCTGATCAAATACCGGGTGTTCATTGAGGTTCAGTATTTCATTGCGCTATGCGAGCACCCCCTGCCCCAACTGCGCGATTTCCCGGAAGAGAAACTCGATGAACTCATCCGCCTCAGCAACCGCTTTAGCCTGGAGGATGCGCAACGGGTGAAGGACATCGAAGCAGTGACCAACCACGATGTCAAAGCGGTGGAATATTTTCTAAAAGAGCGGTTCGACGCCCTCGGCATCGGCCAATACAAGGAGTTTCTCCACTTTGGGCTGACCTCCCAGGACATCAACAATACGGCGACGCCCCTGATGCTGAAGCACGCCATCGAGAACGTCTGCCTGCCCGTATACCGCCAGGTGAGGCAGGAACTGGAAGGCCTGGCCGACAGTTGGGGGGATGTGCCCATGCTGGCCCGCACCCACGGCCAGCCGGCCTCGCCGACCCTGTTGGGCAAAGAATTCCGCGTGTTCGTCGCCCGCCTGAATGAGCAGATGCGTCAGATGGAGGACATACCGTACAAAGCAAAGTTTGGCGGCGCTACCGGCAATTTCAATGCCCATTATGCAGCTTATCCCGAGATCGACTGGAAACAGTTTGGAGATAAGTTTGTAGAGGATGCCCTGGGCCTGAGCCGCGCCTGGCCTACCACCCAGATCGAGCACTACGACAATCTGGCCGCCCTCTTCATGGCCCTGAAGCGCATCAACACCATCCTGACCGACCTCTGCCGGGATGTGTGGACGTACATTTCCATGGACTACTTCCGCCAGAAAACGGTCAAAGGTGAAATCGGCTCCTCCGCCATGCCCCACAAGGTCAACCCCATTGATTTTGAGAATGCCGAAGGCAACCTGGGCCTGGCCAACGCCCTCTTCGCCCACCTGGCCGACAAACTGCCCATCTCCCGCCTGCAGCGCGACCTGACCGACAGCACCGTGCTCCGCAACATCGGGGTGCCCGTAGCCCATACCATCATCGCCTACAAATCCATCCTGAAGGGCCTGAGCAAGCTGGTGCTCAACGAAGAGAAACTATGGGCCGACCTGGATAACAACTGGATGGTGGTGGCCGAAGCCATACAGAATATTTTGCGCCGGGAAGGCTACGCACAACCCTACGAGGCCCTTAAGGAACTGACGCGCGGCAAGGCACGGGTGACGAAAGAGGATATGCATAATTTTATCGACGGGTTGAAGGTAAGCCCTGCTGTGAAAGAGGAGTTGAAGCGGGTCACGCCGCATAATTACGTGGGAAAGACAGGGTGA
- the hemL gene encoding glutamate-1-semialdehyde 2,1-aminomutase, giving the protein MEFVDTLNRTRSAQLFEEAKKYFPGGVNSPVRAFKSVSGPPLFIKEGQGCRITDEDDNTYIDFCCSWGPLILGHNNARIRELVLDTVAKGTSFGTPNKLGNQLGKLIIENNRFIDKIRFVSSGTEAVMSAIRLARGITGKSKVIKFDGCYHGHVDSLLVKAGSGLATFGVSTSAGIPESFAKETIVLPLDDRKLLDETLQEHHEDIACIIVEPVPANNGLLLQSRSFLECLRLKCYKYGVLLIFDEVISGFRVGFEGAAGHYGIQPDIITYGKIIGGGMPVGAYGGSHETMSHIAPDGPVYQAGTLSANPVAMAAGYAALQQLLEPGFYEELERKTQRFTAGIQQYCDEKGYEVSIQQMASIFWIAFSREKIVRSSQIDPASMEKFKVLHHELLQRGVYLGPSGYEVGFVSAAHAESDLEEAAGRIREALDVVFK; this is encoded by the coding sequence ATGGAATTTGTCGATACCCTCAACCGCACCCGGTCCGCCCAACTTTTTGAAGAAGCCAAAAAATATTTCCCCGGCGGGGTCAACTCCCCCGTCCGGGCCTTCAAGTCCGTTTCCGGCCCCCCCCTGTTCATCAAGGAAGGGCAGGGCTGCCGCATCACCGACGAAGACGACAATACTTACATCGACTTCTGCTGCTCCTGGGGTCCCCTTATCCTGGGGCACAACAACGCCCGCATCCGGGAACTGGTGCTGGACACAGTGGCGAAAGGCACTTCCTTCGGCACTCCCAACAAATTGGGCAACCAACTGGGCAAGCTGATCATCGAAAACAACCGCTTCATCGACAAAATCCGCTTTGTGAGCTCGGGCACGGAGGCTGTGATGTCCGCCATCCGGCTGGCGCGGGGCATTACCGGGAAGAGCAAGGTCATCAAATTCGACGGCTGCTACCACGGCCATGTGGATAGCCTGCTGGTCAAGGCCGGCTCCGGCCTGGCCACGTTCGGGGTGAGCACCTCCGCCGGCATCCCGGAATCTTTCGCCAAAGAGACCATCGTGCTGCCGCTGGACGACCGGAAGCTACTGGACGAGACCCTGCAGGAACACCATGAAGACATCGCCTGCATCATCGTCGAGCCCGTGCCGGCAAACAACGGCCTGTTGTTGCAAAGCCGCTCTTTTCTGGAGTGCCTGCGCCTGAAATGCTATAAGTACGGCGTACTCCTGATCTTCGACGAGGTGATCTCCGGCTTCCGCGTCGGCTTTGAGGGAGCGGCCGGGCACTACGGCATTCAACCGGACATCATCACCTACGGCAAGATCATCGGCGGCGGCATGCCGGTGGGGGCATACGGGGGCAGCCACGAAACGATGAGCCACATCGCGCCCGACGGGCCGGTGTACCAGGCGGGCACCCTGTCCGCCAACCCGGTGGCCATGGCCGCCGGATATGCCGCGCTGCAGCAGTTGCTGGAGCCCGGCTTCTACGAGGAGCTGGAGCGCAAAACCCAGCGTTTCACTGCCGGCATTCAGCAATACTGCGATGAAAAAGGCTATGAGGTATCAATCCAGCAAATGGCTTCTATTTTCTGGATCGCCTTTTCCAGGGAAAAGATTGTCCGCTCCAGCCAGATCGACCCCGCAAGCATGGAAAAATTCAAGGTGCTGCACCACGAGCTGCTGCAGCGCGGCGTCTACCTCGGCCCTTCGGGTTATGAGGTGGGCTTTGTTTCCGCCGCTCATGCCGAAAGCGACCTGGAGGAGGCGGCTGGCAGGATCAGGGAGGCGTTGGACGTAGTTTTCAAGTAA
- a CDS encoding HAMP domain-containing histidine kinase, with product MEKPRNIQLRLLSYGVIAYMMLAFAWWSVLLFIKNRDAYEAKRDNMRLVMIARQEIPPTDEAFYRTPAFQELKKRYESQEYMILGEAGVFVLSLAVGVWLINRGYHKEVMAAQQQRNFLLSITHELKSPIASIRLVLETFQRRELPKDKAERLIKNALLETERLNKLVNDLLLSAKLEAAYQIHQEPINLAQLVEDIFEQMEAKYPKATFTFNKQSAVEDTMGDVAGLTSVILNLMENAVKYSGEEADIETRISQHGHTIRMEIADQGIGVEEGEKNKIFEKFYRIGNEDTRKTKGTGLGLYIVNQIVRAHKGKIAVLDNQPKGTVFRIEIPVVREETKQ from the coding sequence ATGGAAAAACCACGCAACATACAACTCCGCCTGCTCTCCTACGGCGTGATCGCCTACATGATGCTGGCCTTCGCCTGGTGGTCGGTTTTGCTGTTCATCAAGAACCGCGACGCCTACGAGGCCAAGCGGGATAATATGCGCCTGGTGATGATCGCCCGGCAGGAAATTCCTCCCACCGACGAGGCGTTTTACCGCACACCGGCTTTCCAGGAACTGAAAAAGCGGTACGAAAGCCAGGAGTACATGATCCTGGGGGAGGCCGGCGTTTTTGTGCTCAGCCTCGCCGTTGGGGTGTGGCTGATCAACCGGGGCTATCACAAGGAGGTGATGGCGGCCCAGCAGCAACGCAACTTCCTGCTGTCGATCACCCACGAACTCAAGTCGCCCATCGCATCCATCCGGCTGGTGCTGGAAACCTTCCAGCGCCGCGAATTGCCTAAAGACAAGGCCGAGCGCCTCATCAAAAACGCCCTGCTGGAAACCGAACGGCTCAACAAACTGGTCAACGACCTGCTGCTGTCCGCCAAGCTGGAAGCAGCTTATCAAATACATCAGGAGCCCATCAACCTGGCCCAATTGGTGGAAGACATCTTCGAACAGATGGAGGCCAAATACCCCAAAGCCACGTTCACGTTTAACAAGCAATCCGCAGTGGAAGATACGATGGGCGACGTGGCCGGCCTGACTTCGGTCATCCTCAACCTGATGGAAAATGCGGTCAAATACTCAGGAGAGGAAGCGGACATAGAAACCCGAATCAGCCAGCATGGCCACACTATTCGCATGGAGATTGCCGACCAGGGCATTGGGGTTGAAGAAGGAGAAAAAAATAAAATCTTTGAAAAATTCTACCGCATCGGCAATGAAGACACCCGCAAAACAAAAGGCACCGGTTTGGGTTTATACATTGTAAATCAGATCGTCAGGGCCCACAAAGGGAAAATTGCCGTTCTGGATAATCAGCCTAAAGGTACCGTGTTCCGGATCGAGATACCGGTGGTCCGGGAAGAAACAAAACAATAA
- a CDS encoding response regulator transcription factor, with protein MMRILLVEDEENIRDVVKLNLEMEDYEVVATGSGKEALKFVREQHFDLLILDVMLPEVDGFQICEQIRLTNMDVPIIFLTAKDTAQDRITGLKKGADDYLTKPFNLEELLLRVNILIKRTSKSPTNMPEMYEFGGNKVNFATYEAEGNPGAFTLTKKEAMLLKLLIDRRGEVVSRQQILQSVWGYDVYPSTRTIDNFILSFRKYFEKDPRNPEYFLSVRGVGYKFID; from the coding sequence ATGATGCGTATCCTGCTTGTTGAAGACGAAGAAAACATCCGCGACGTCGTGAAGCTCAACCTCGAAATGGAAGATTATGAGGTGGTAGCGACGGGAAGTGGAAAAGAAGCCCTGAAGTTCGTTCGGGAGCAACATTTCGACCTGCTCATCCTCGACGTCATGCTTCCGGAAGTGGATGGCTTTCAGATTTGCGAGCAAATCCGGCTGACCAATATGGACGTGCCCATCATATTCCTCACTGCCAAGGATACTGCTCAGGACCGGATCACCGGATTGAAAAAAGGCGCCGACGACTACCTGACCAAGCCGTTCAACCTGGAAGAATTGCTGTTGCGGGTGAACATTCTCATCAAGCGCACCAGCAAAAGCCCCACCAATATGCCCGAGATGTACGAGTTCGGCGGCAACAAAGTCAACTTCGCCACCTACGAAGCAGAGGGCAATCCGGGCGCATTCACCCTCACCAAGAAAGAAGCCATGCTGCTTAAGTTGCTGATCGACCGCCGGGGCGAGGTGGTCTCCCGGCAGCAAATCCTGCAGTCGGTTTGGGGCTACGATGTCTATCCCTCCACCCGAACCATCGACAATTTCATCCTTTCTTTCCGAAAGTATTTTGAAAAAGACCCCAGAAACCCGGAGTACTTCCTGTCGGTGCGGGGGGTCGGCTACAAGTTTATCGACTAG
- a CDS encoding CBS domain-containing protein produces the protein MMNEPISTIMTKDVVTVTPEDTLKVVKDILFTRHLHHLPVVQGKKLVGIFTSYDLVKLGKSAEEYANIRVEEVMTRKIATMSPNEKIGAAAQVFLENLFHGLPIVDESNNLVGIITTHDILKYQFHKEYPNHKLYWKTA, from the coding sequence ATGATGAACGAGCCCATCTCTACGATCATGACCAAGGATGTCGTCACCGTCACCCCGGAAGATACATTGAAGGTTGTGAAAGATATTTTGTTTACCAGGCACCTCCACCACCTGCCCGTTGTCCAGGGCAAAAAACTGGTAGGCATATTCACCTCGTATGACCTGGTAAAACTGGGAAAGTCCGCCGAGGAATATGCCAACATAAGGGTAGAGGAGGTAATGACCCGAAAAATAGCCACCATGTCTCCCAACGAAAAAATCGGCGCCGCTGCCCAGGTTTTCCTGGAAAACCTGTTCCACGGCCTGCCCATCGTTGATGAAAGCAACAACCTGGTGGGCATCATTACTACCCATGACATACTGAAGTACCAGTTCCACAAAGAATACCCCAACCACAAGCTGTACTGGAAGACAGCCTGA
- a CDS encoding bifunctional alpha,alpha-trehalose-phosphate synthase (UDP-forming)/trehalose-phosphatase, translating to MSRLVIVSNRLPVTIQKEKGDLIYYPSAGGLATGLNSLHDSWEKIWIGWPGQEIKEAWEREAVRRDLAKDGLYPVFLTQEDISLYYEGFSNKAIWPHFHYFTQYTTYRDRYWAAYKAVNRTFAEAVIPLIKEDDLVWVHDYQLMLLPAMIREAFPNLSIGFFLHIPFPSYEVFRILPWRKDILEGMLGADQIGFHTFGYMRHFLSAVYRICGYEHHFGKLTVGNRLVNADVFPMGIDYGKYAYPEVEPQEGNGPLKIRELAKKQKLVISIDRLDYSKGIPQRLKAFARFLTDNPQYQSKVTLVMIVVPSRANVSQYKNLKEEIDNLVGKINGKYSSFDWAPIHYFYRSLDFSELTTLYQEADIALITPLRDGMNLVAKEYVASKEKSKKGVLILSEMAGASNELMEALIVNPQDRQDITDALLRALEMSEGEQQRRMEQMQERIKKNDVRHWAATFINEQKKLMESQKEKIAQRLSNEDKKALAEAYRSAKSRLLILDYDGTLMPFDKDPQAVVPDEQLMNILKKLRDQEGNKLVVSSGRDRATLQKWLGPLKVDMAAEHGVWVKRNGEWANNTGLSVSWKERIRQVLENMVERTPGSFIEEKDYSIAWHYRAIDKALGEKRVREFRDVLLYLTANDDLQVLEGNKVVEIKNAGVNKGKAALNWVGEREWDFIMAIGDDHTDEDTFKALPEGAHTIKVGLDTSVARYNLLSVEEVRSFLSNL from the coding sequence ATGTCAAGACTAGTCATTGTGTCGAACCGGCTTCCGGTGACCATCCAAAAGGAAAAAGGAGATCTCATTTATTATCCCAGCGCCGGAGGGTTGGCTACCGGGCTGAATTCCCTGCACGACTCCTGGGAGAAGATTTGGATTGGATGGCCGGGCCAGGAGATCAAAGAGGCCTGGGAGCGGGAGGCGGTGCGCCGGGATCTGGCCAAAGACGGGCTTTATCCCGTATTCTTAACCCAGGAGGATATCTCCCTGTACTATGAAGGCTTCAGCAACAAGGCCATCTGGCCGCATTTCCACTACTTCACGCAGTATACCACCTACAGAGACCGATACTGGGCCGCCTATAAGGCGGTCAACCGCACTTTTGCGGAAGCGGTGATCCCGCTTATTAAAGAAGACGACCTCGTCTGGGTGCACGATTACCAGCTCATGTTGCTTCCGGCCATGATCCGGGAGGCCTTCCCCAACCTCTCCATCGGTTTCTTCCTCCATATTCCATTCCCATCTTATGAAGTGTTTCGAATTCTTCCCTGGCGCAAAGATATTCTGGAAGGAATGCTCGGGGCCGATCAGATCGGGTTTCACACCTTTGGGTACATGCGCCATTTTTTGAGCGCCGTCTACCGGATTTGCGGGTACGAGCACCACTTCGGCAAACTAACGGTGGGCAACCGCCTGGTCAACGCCGACGTTTTCCCCATGGGCATCGACTACGGCAAATACGCCTATCCGGAAGTAGAACCACAGGAGGGGAACGGGCCCCTGAAAATCAGGGAGCTGGCTAAAAAGCAGAAGCTGGTGATCTCGATCGACCGCCTGGACTACAGCAAGGGCATCCCCCAGCGCCTCAAGGCATTTGCCCGGTTCCTGACGGATAACCCGCAGTACCAGAGCAAGGTCACTTTGGTCATGATCGTGGTGCCTTCCCGGGCCAACGTTTCTCAGTATAAAAACCTCAAAGAAGAGATCGACAACCTGGTTGGCAAGATCAACGGGAAATATTCCTCTTTCGACTGGGCGCCCATCCATTATTTCTATCGCAGCCTGGATTTTTCAGAGCTGACCACCCTTTACCAGGAGGCCGACATTGCTCTGATCACCCCGTTGCGCGACGGTATGAACCTGGTGGCCAAAGAGTATGTGGCCAGCAAGGAAAAAAGCAAAAAAGGCGTACTCATCCTAAGTGAAATGGCCGGCGCTTCCAATGAATTGATGGAGGCTTTGATCGTCAACCCCCAAGACCGCCAGGACATCACCGACGCCCTCCTGCGCGCACTGGAAATGAGCGAAGGAGAACAGCAGCGGCGCATGGAACAGATGCAGGAAAGGATCAAAAAGAACGACGTCCGGCACTGGGCGGCTACTTTCATCAACGAACAAAAAAAGCTCATGGAATCGCAGAAGGAAAAAATTGCCCAACGATTAAGCAACGAAGACAAGAAGGCTTTGGCCGAGGCTTACCGCTCGGCAAAAAGCCGCCTGCTCATCCTGGATTACGATGGCACCCTGATGCCTTTTGACAAAGACCCGCAGGCGGTGGTCCCGGATGAACAATTGATGAACATCCTGAAAAAGCTGCGCGACCAGGAAGGCAACAAACTGGTAGTCAGCAGCGGCAGAGACCGCGCCACCCTGCAGAAATGGCTGGGGCCCCTGAAGGTAGATATGGCGGCGGAACACGGGGTCTGGGTCAAACGGAACGGAGAGTGGGCCAATAATACCGGCCTTTCGGTAAGCTGGAAAGAAAGAATCCGGCAGGTGCTGGAAAATATGGTAGAACGCACCCCGGGATCCTTCATCGAAGAGAAAGACTATTCCATCGCCTGGCATTACCGCGCCATTGACAAAGCCCTCGGGGAAAAGCGCGTCCGGGAGTTCCGGGACGTGCTCTTATACCTTACCGCCAATGACGACCTTCAGGTGCTGGAAGGCAACAAAGTCGTTGAAATAAAAAATGCCGGCGTCAACAAAGGCAAAGCCGCGCTGAATTGGGTCGGCGAACGGGAGTGGGACTTCATTATGGCCATCGGCGACGACCACACCGACGAGGATACTTTCAAAGCCCTGCCCGAAGGCGCCCACACCATAAAAGTAGGGCTCGACACATCGGTGGCCCGATACAACCTGCTTTCGGTGGAGGAGGTGCGTTCTTTCCTGAGCAATCTCTAA
- a CDS encoding SPOR domain-containing protein → MRELTIIFASLILLSISSQAQSRSANNWLSFVIQAEARPGGNTSWQRVQRLEVSKRAGMVLTGQENTAGVIRLDPNDKEVRFTFSNFTINGAWFSPSEIAVEYKEDGRSIGPIRALPGAANSEYFQMTLRFREKTDRSVLSVRVAGRTSGQFVKDTINTLLVWGGGDTQPADVQVSYLDNQSLAARTPYAGEVPSYGATQGRIQSEGGLYAIQLGAYTILPDSRQFSAAAAFGKVYSRRIGSLNYVRVGPYADSGLAQQYLQQIRSSFPEAYLVVEDNTPQAAAAPAVNAYSNESAFAPPASYGNVAGPRLPSPGDLTAKGTYILPSGTTGYAIQLASYGKEESAVSFIGRLRQRGFSDVYVWKKDGNNRVVVGTFADKISAANYLETIKRQYSQDGIVVYIDGR, encoded by the coding sequence ATGAGAGAACTTACCATCATTTTCGCTTCCCTGATCCTTTTGTCTATCAGTAGCCAGGCGCAATCCCGCAGCGCGAATAACTGGTTGTCCTTCGTCATACAAGCGGAAGCCCGGCCGGGCGGCAATACTTCCTGGCAAAGAGTGCAACGGCTGGAGGTGAGCAAACGGGCGGGGATGGTGTTAACCGGCCAGGAAAACACCGCCGGCGTTATCCGTTTAGACCCCAATGACAAAGAGGTGAGGTTTACTTTTTCCAATTTCACCATCAACGGCGCCTGGTTCTCTCCGAGTGAAATTGCTGTGGAATACAAGGAAGACGGCCGGTCCATCGGCCCGATCCGGGCTTTGCCCGGCGCTGCCAACAGCGAGTATTTTCAGATGACCCTCCGGTTTAGAGAAAAGACCGACCGCTCGGTGCTTTCCGTCCGGGTGGCCGGGCGCACTTCCGGGCAGTTTGTCAAAGACACCATCAATACGCTTCTGGTATGGGGCGGCGGCGACACCCAGCCCGCAGACGTTCAGGTGTCCTATCTGGACAACCAGAGCCTGGCTGCGCGGACGCCTTACGCCGGCGAGGTGCCCTCTTACGGCGCTACTCAGGGCCGCATACAATCTGAAGGAGGGCTATACGCCATTCAACTGGGAGCTTATACCATACTACCCGACAGCCGCCAGTTTTCCGCCGCCGCCGCCTTCGGCAAGGTATATTCGCGGAGGATCGGGAGCCTGAACTACGTCAGAGTGGGCCCCTATGCCGATTCCGGGTTGGCGCAGCAGTATCTTCAGCAGATTCGGAGTTCCTTCCCGGAAGCATATCTGGTGGTGGAAGACAACACGCCGCAGGCGGCGGCTGCCCCCGCTGTGAATGCTTACAGCAATGAATCCGCCTTCGCGCCGCCCGCTTCCTACGGCAATGTAGCGGGCCCCAGGCTGCCGTCCCCGGGCGATTTAACCGCAAAAGGAACGTACATTTTGCCTTCCGGCACAACCGGCTATGCGATCCAGTTGGCTTCCTATGGCAAGGAAGAGAGTGCTGTCAGTTTCATCGGCCGCCTCCGGCAGCGCGGCTTTTCCGACGTCTACGTCTGGAAAAAAGACGGCAACAACCGGGTGGTCGTCGGTACCTTTGCCGACAAGATCAGCGCGGCCAATTACCTGGAAACGATAAAAAGGCAGTATTCGCAGGATGGGATTGTTGTGTACATCGATGGCCGGTAG
- a CDS encoding HAD family hydrolase, which translates to MPVIDNSWALFLDRDGVINRRLPGEYVKKWEEFEWLPGGLEAIVGLAQKFGRVFVVTNQQGIGKGLMTEEMLARIHASLLEEVAAAGGRIDAVYHCPDLSTHKPNCRKPAPAMALQAKREFPEVDFRRSVMVGDSVSDMQFGQALGMFTVLVSTKTDEAGALQLAQGQGLKIGARFGSLYEFCANLLL; encoded by the coding sequence ATGCCAGTTATCGACAATTCCTGGGCCTTATTCCTGGACCGCGACGGGGTGATCAACCGCCGCCTGCCCGGCGAGTATGTGAAGAAGTGGGAAGAATTTGAATGGCTGCCCGGCGGTTTGGAAGCGATAGTTGGGCTTGCGCAAAAGTTTGGCAGGGTTTTCGTCGTTACCAATCAGCAGGGAATAGGAAAGGGGCTGATGACGGAAGAAATGCTGGCTCGCATCCACGCCAGCCTGCTGGAGGAAGTGGCGGCGGCGGGCGGGCGGATAGATGCAGTGTATCATTGCCCGGACCTGTCCACCCACAAGCCCAACTGCCGCAAACCTGCGCCGGCCATGGCCCTGCAGGCAAAGCGGGAGTTTCCTGAGGTAGATTTCCGGCGGTCTGTTATGGTGGGCGATTCGGTTTCCGATATGCAGTTTGGCCAGGCGCTCGGCATGTTTACGGTGCTGGTTTCTACCAAAACCGATGAAGCGGGGGCTCTCCAATTGGCGCAAGGGCAGGGGTTGAAGATCGGCGCCCGGTTTGGCAGTTTGTACGAATTCTGTGCCAACTTGCTGTTGTAA
- a CDS encoding YdeI/OmpD-associated family protein has translation MEITEVFYPHHRGQWRSWLETHHQTKTEVWLRTFKKASGKPSLSYDDLVEECLCFGWIDGLVKKYCEESRVQRITPRRKKKTFLSELNRQRIWKLQRLGLMTPAGLAPIEDQVGSPEDPWEIPEWIQAQLQEDPEVWNNFRQFSHFYQRLKVGWIKECGPRRQEEAQKRLNYLIKMTQKGKMYGTVPEVE, from the coding sequence ATGGAAATCACCGAAGTATTTTACCCCCACCACCGGGGCCAGTGGCGCAGCTGGCTGGAAACCCACCACCAAACCAAAACAGAGGTCTGGCTGCGCACTTTCAAAAAGGCCAGCGGCAAGCCTTCTCTTTCCTATGACGACCTGGTGGAGGAATGCCTTTGCTTTGGCTGGATCGACGGCCTGGTTAAAAAGTACTGTGAGGAGAGCCGTGTGCAGCGCATCACGCCCCGCCGGAAAAAGAAAACCTTCCTGTCTGAGCTCAACCGGCAGCGAATCTGGAAACTGCAGCGGCTGGGCTTGATGACGCCCGCCGGCCTGGCCCCTATTGAAGATCAGGTGGGCTCGCCGGAAGATCCCTGGGAGATTCCGGAATGGATACAGGCTCAACTGCAGGAGGACCCTGAAGTGTGGAACAACTTCCGGCAGTTCTCTCATTTCTACCAAAGGCTAAAGGTCGGTTGGATCAAAGAGTGCGGCCCCCGGCGGCAGGAAGAGGCTCAGAAACGGCTCAACTACCTGATTAAAATGACCCAAAAGGGCAAAATGTACGGAACGGTGCCGGAGGTGGAGTGA
- a CDS encoding YceI family protein, which yields MFKSIIAITLIATFFFLPPETALLDELPPAPGTIEFIGDAGSPNIFTFENWGFTKVEKADDPENIKIEAVFDVRSLKCEWKELEQSVLKKKDYFFAKKFPEARLSIDGATATGSGEYTAEALLTLKGISKTIELVFTISEEAPYMVHAEGVVERRLFKFNGDGPKDEVPVRVDAVLEAGRKN from the coding sequence ATGTTTAAATCAATCATTGCGATTACCCTCATCGCCACATTCTTCTTCCTGCCGCCCGAAACGGCATTACTGGACGAACTGCCGCCTGCGCCCGGAACGATCGAGTTCATCGGAGACGCCGGCTCGCCTAATATTTTCACCTTCGAAAACTGGGGCTTCACCAAAGTAGAAAAAGCGGATGACCCGGAAAATATTAAAATAGAGGCGGTGTTCGATGTGCGCAGCCTGAAATGCGAATGGAAAGAGCTGGAGCAGAGCGTATTGAAAAAAAAGGACTATTTCTTTGCCAAAAAATTCCCGGAGGCGCGGCTGTCGATCGACGGCGCTACGGCTACAGGAAGCGGCGAATACACGGCTGAGGCGCTGCTTACGCTAAAAGGCATCAGCAAAACAATAGAACTGGTGTTCACCATTTCGGAGGAGGCCCCTTACATGGTGCACGCCGAAGGAGTGGTGGAGCGGCGGCTATTTAAATTCAATGGCGACGGGCCAAAGGATGAGGTGCCGGTGCGGGTGGATGCAGTGCTGGAGGCAGGGCGAAAAAACTAA